In Sulfuracidifex metallicus DSM 6482 = JCM 9184, a single window of DNA contains:
- a CDS encoding glycosyltransferase produces the protein MRVLLIAGKDDFNEDVSKVTGIGRYVREVYEGLKKQIDVEAYPLFDYSSIFSSVNSMIKGIFHDYSGYDIIHLLSPKPFFPLRKGKAKWITTVHDLFFLKYKESKPSPFMQKIYLKSMLSSDALIVVSSLIKEDVEKLGYKKKIFVVNPGIGEEFFTTPKKPEKKGEIKIGYIGRLDSQRKDLLRGIKVFRKIKEKNVIFELWGNYNPDSEIFKKIKKESEEDPRIRIMGPAPDEKLVEIYDSFDAFFFPTKEEGFGLPIVEAQARGVPGIVFSDARIPKEVCEYCIKVDEEFPSLDYVKSFKEKYYDRLRNNAIKLSWENSIKNLLNIYNNIKYYSKL, from the coding sequence ATGAGAGTACTATTAATAGCAGGCAAAGATGATTTCAATGAAGACGTGAGTAAAGTCACTGGAATAGGAAGATACGTTAGAGAAGTTTACGAAGGACTAAAAAAGCAAATAGACGTAGAGGCGTATCCCCTTTTCGATTATTCTTCGATCTTCTCCTCAGTCAATAGTATGATAAAAGGAATTTTTCATGATTACTCTGGTTACGATATAATTCATTTACTTTCTCCCAAACCTTTCTTCCCTCTAAGAAAAGGTAAGGCTAAATGGATAACTACAGTTCACGATCTCTTCTTCCTTAAATACAAGGAATCAAAGCCTTCACCTTTTATGCAGAAGATCTACCTGAAGAGCATGTTAAGTTCTGATGCACTAATTGTTGTCTCTAGTCTAATTAAGGAAGATGTAGAAAAACTGGGTTATAAAAAGAAAATTTTTGTAGTAAATCCAGGGATAGGAGAAGAATTCTTTACTACACCTAAAAAACCAGAGAAAAAAGGTGAAATAAAGATTGGGTATATAGGAAGGCTTGACAGTCAAAGAAAGGACTTACTTAGGGGAATAAAAGTATTCAGAAAAATAAAGGAAAAGAACGTGATATTCGAGCTTTGGGGGAATTATAACCCTGACAGTGAGATTTTTAAGAAAATAAAAAAGGAGAGCGAAGAAGACCCAAGAATAAGGATTATGGGGCCTGCACCAGATGAGAAATTAGTTGAAATTTACGATTCCTTTGACGCTTTCTTCTTCCCTACAAAAGAGGAAGGATTTGGATTACCTATCGTTGAGGCACAAGCTAGAGGTGTTCCAGGAATAGTATTCAGTGATGCTAGAATTCCGAAGGAGGTATGTGAGTATTGTATAAAAGTTGATGAAGAATTCCCGTCATTAGATTACGTTAAATCCTTTAAGGAGAAGTATTATGATAGATTAAGAAATAATGCAATTAAATTATCTTGGGAAAACTCTATCAAAAATCTATTGAATATCTATAATAATATAAAATATTATAGTAAATTATAA
- a CDS encoding glycosyltransferase, which yields MPYTLKIRAPNIFMKNYIGGAEYVTLNWLTRFKKIDYEIIPDMDLIYLDLCINKKIQKDNILEIIDKLKLPINTRLLNYYLDCKLHNNPDIFKKVLNNEIVLDMKIGTNVNVSQFLNKHILEFIRRRPVGYDFLHYSLKYSKKYIGMLQHLGDIPLSLNFYIYYFKKLLGYIDSFTELIYLLASVIRQKTWVYALIHYKDKVHLLAPSKGVIKKVGLNKLNHTIIFPYVGLDSSILNYACKNKDDYAVFFARSYRTKGILDAIKIFKLAKERGYLRKLYIIGGNINDITSKYSNETDIISLGRINDKNEVYRILSKAKVNIYPSISDAFGITILESLGVYTPVVMYYNEANYEYFSKSKLVKIVNSFDKYEFLNKINEIIKGNKVEIDGYTNNLIRSHLDWNKIVNNIEEHLLNIIENIR from the coding sequence ATGCCTTACACATTAAAGATTAGAGCCCCAAACATTTTTATGAAGAATTATATAGGAGGCGCTGAATATGTTACACTTAATTGGCTAACAAGATTCAAAAAGATAGATTATGAAATCATACCAGATATGGATTTAATTTATTTGGATTTATGTATAAATAAAAAAATTCAAAAAGATAATATTCTAGAAATTATTGACAAATTGAAATTGCCTATAAATACTAGGCTATTGAACTATTATTTAGACTGTAAATTACATAATAACCCTGATATTTTTAAAAAAGTATTAAATAACGAAATTGTGCTGGACATGAAGATTGGCACAAACGTTAATGTCTCTCAATTTTTAAATAAACATATATTAGAATTTATAAGAAGAAGACCAGTAGGGTATGATTTTCTACATTATTCATTAAAATACTCTAAAAAATATATTGGTATGCTTCAACATCTTGGCGATATACCACTAAGTCTAAATTTTTATATTTATTATTTTAAAAAGTTACTTGGTTATATTGATAGTTTCACGGAGCTTATATATTTATTAGCTAGTGTTATAAGGCAAAAAACGTGGGTATATGCCCTAATTCATTATAAAGATAAGGTACATCTTTTAGCACCGTCCAAAGGAGTCATAAAAAAAGTGGGATTAAATAAACTAAATCATACAATTATTTTTCCTTATGTAGGATTAGATAGCTCAATTTTAAATTATGCATGCAAAAATAAAGATGACTATGCAGTATTTTTTGCAAGATCCTATAGAACTAAGGGAATACTTGATGCGATCAAAATTTTCAAATTAGCTAAAGAAAGAGGATACTTAAGGAAATTATATATTATTGGAGGAAATATAAATGATATTACTTCAAAATATAGCAATGAAACAGACATAATAAGTCTTGGACGAATTAACGATAAAAATGAAGTATATAGAATCTTAAGTAAAGCTAAAGTAAATATTTATCCATCTATATCAGACGCTTTTGGTATAACTATTCTAGAATCTTTAGGAGTTTATACTCCAGTAGTAATGTATTATAATGAAGCTAACTATGAATATTTTTCAAAATCTAAACTTGTAAAAATAGTTAACTCATTTGATAAATATGAGTTTTTAAACAAAATAAACGAGATAATAAAAGGTAATAAAGTAGAAATAGATGGATATACAAATAATCTTATTCGATCTCATTTAGACTGGAATAAGATAGTTAATAATATAGAAGAACATTTATTAAATATTATAGAAAATATTAGGTAA
- a CDS encoding FkbM family methyltransferase, whose amino-acid sequence MDIIYKIRKGDKNIGVVLKNGSKGMCNINCILTLITIISEFNFVEPMKFHFGDNNRLYYDGNLIIEDNNTTWLLSIGGFIRNNDYLYFPKYSVKFNKIEYAIFETFILEQYNTEIEGEVVDIGANIGDSAIYFALKGASHVYAFEPLPSVYKVALENIKLNSLDDKITLN is encoded by the coding sequence TTGGATATAATCTATAAAATAAGAAAAGGAGATAAAAATATAGGTGTCGTTCTAAAAAATGGTAGCAAAGGAATGTGTAACATAAATTGTATATTAACTTTAATAACAATAATATCAGAATTTAACTTCGTTGAGCCAATGAAATTTCATTTTGGCGACAATAATAGATTATACTATGATGGTAATTTAATAATAGAAGATAATAACACTACATGGTTATTATCAATTGGAGGATTTATTAGAAATAACGATTATTTGTACTTTCCTAAATATAGCGTAAAATTCAATAAGATAGAATATGCTATTTTTGAAACTTTCATACTAGAGCAATATAATACAGAAATAGAAGGTGAAGTAGTAGATATAGGAGCTAATATAGGCGACTCTGCAATATATTTTGCTTTAAAAGGGGCATCTCACGTTTATGCTTTCGAGCCTTTACCTTCAGTTTATAAAGTTGCATTAGAGAATATAAAACTTAATAGCTTAGACGATAAAATTACTTTAAATTAA
- a CDS encoding FkbM family methyltransferase, producing the protein MNTEESGVFYIKNQGDVEVPRFSLNKIMSMTRNPYLLKMDCEGCEADVIFSSELDFNKIFVESHQGITKIPHKKLIKRLEEQRYKCEERMKIDDNTKLFYCIKLN; encoded by the coding sequence ATTAATACTGAAGAGTCTGGAGTATTTTATATTAAAAATCAAGGAGACGTTGAAGTTCCAAGATTCTCCTTAAATAAAATTATGAGTATGACCAGAAATCCTTATCTTCTAAAAATGGATTGTGAAGGATGTGAGGCAGATGTAATCTTTTCATCAGAGTTAGACTTTAATAAAATATTCGTTGAATCCCATCAAGGAATAACAAAAATACCTCATAAGAAATTGATAAAAAGGCTAGAAGAACAAAGATATAAATGTGAAGAAAGAATGAAAATAGATGATAATACTAAGCTATTTTATTGCATAAAGCTTAATTAA
- a CDS encoding lipopolysaccharide biosynthesis protein, with translation MNPIKNALKTLSVTTTNVMVALIFFIITAKITNPAFFGKVAIIQLLEVVTSAFFYIIPSQIITREISYLYARKEINKKLVEKFLSFPFLVLPVFLLLLLLPNYVKLAIPYLFLYLLNNVMIALMIGMDMFTESAITGNFFLIIRWGISIIAVLSHNIYLFIGIWTLGGILSVSMNYAFLSRKVGLILPSFDFAFLFKHFKEGLPLYLSSAATFLSSQGDRVTTAYLLGSYYLGLYQFSALVAGVPSMVLGALGGVLLPTASFYKALGSDEKKMSSISFRVLSLITFLAVIISIPTAVLVVEKFFPAYIAGVKVLILLLLATTLPFPIGSLTNFIIAAKKSLRPFLILSLLNGGLVLLTSFLLIPRIGIMGGAISQVIVSTISSSFVLVYALRENTFVLGRRESVLLTAMPLIALYEVFLDPPYLNFLLLLSVILLFKTFRIITAEDMKLIDSFLPSKLKFFISLVKAIT, from the coding sequence ATGAATCCTATAAAGAACGCACTGAAGACACTTAGTGTCACTACCACTAATGTCATGGTCGCATTAATCTTCTTTATTATTACAGCTAAGATCACTAACCCTGCCTTCTTTGGGAAAGTTGCAATAATCCAGCTTCTTGAAGTAGTGACATCTGCATTCTTTTACATTATTCCAAGTCAAATAATAACAAGGGAAATATCTTACCTTTACGCAAGGAAAGAAATAAATAAAAAATTAGTAGAGAAGTTTCTTTCTTTTCCTTTTCTTGTTTTGCCAGTTTTTCTTCTTCTTCTTCTTTTACCAAATTACGTTAAGTTAGCGATTCCTTATCTCTTCCTTTACTTACTTAATAACGTTATGATAGCATTAATGATAGGAATGGACATGTTCACTGAGTCTGCAATAACTGGAAACTTTTTCCTGATTATAAGATGGGGAATATCGATAATTGCTGTCCTCTCTCATAACATTTACCTCTTCATTGGAATATGGACTTTAGGAGGAATCCTCTCTGTCTCTATGAACTACGCCTTTCTCAGTAGGAAAGTTGGTTTAATTTTGCCATCTTTTGACTTCGCTTTTCTCTTTAAACACTTCAAGGAAGGATTACCTCTTTACTTATCTTCCGCAGCAACTTTCCTCTCTTCCCAAGGTGACAGAGTAACTACTGCCTACTTGCTGGGTTCTTACTACCTGGGTTTATACCAGTTTTCCGCCTTAGTAGCTGGAGTACCTTCAATGGTTTTAGGGGCCTTAGGAGGAGTTTTATTACCTACAGCATCATTTTATAAGGCTTTGGGAAGTGACGAGAAGAAGATGTCCTCAATCTCTTTTCGTGTATTGTCTTTAATTACATTTCTAGCCGTAATTATCTCAATACCTACAGCCGTTTTGGTCGTTGAGAAATTCTTCCCGGCCTACATTGCCGGCGTTAAAGTTCTGATCCTCCTTCTTTTAGCTACGACTTTACCTTTCCCCATAGGCTCTTTAACGAATTTCATAATAGCGGCTAAGAAATCGTTGAGGCCTTTCCTAATCCTTTCACTTCTTAACGGTGGTCTGGTTTTGTTAACTTCTTTCCTCCTAATTCCTAGAATAGGAATAATGGGGGGAGCAATTTCTCAAGTGATAGTTTCTACAATCTCATCCTCCTTTGTGTTGGTTTACGCTTTAAGGGAGAATACTTTCGTCTTGGGTAGAAGGGAGAGTGTGCTACTGACAGCTATGCCTTTAATAGCTCTTTATGAGGTTTTTTTAGACCCTCCTTATCTTAACTTTCTTTTACTTCTCTCTGTTATACTCCTTTTTAAGACATTTAGGATAATTACTGCTGAAGACATGAAATTGATAGACTCTTTTTTGCCTTCTAAACTGAAGTTCTTTATCTCATTAGTGAAGGCGATCACTTAG
- a CDS encoding SAM-dependent methyltransferase, giving the protein MIFTYGKTKLKIPEGCEYVYYATFIAGEWDFLKVKDTDTVLDAGAFIGDFTVKIA; this is encoded by the coding sequence ATGATTTTCACTTACGGCAAAACTAAGCTGAAAATTCCAGAGGGTTGCGAATACGTCTATTACGCTACTTTCATAGCTGGTGAATGGGACTTTTTAAAGGTTAAGGACACTGACACAGTACTTGATGCGGGCGCATTTATAGGGGACTTCACTGTAAAGATTGCGTAG
- a CDS encoding SAM-dependent methyltransferase, with product MDSLGKFSVVKMDIEGAEGKIMKNGEWLDHVKQIAIELHGRENIEAIPQLLRNKGFVIRFMTGDDLVKNSLKNSFLHPISFIKAEARTKVVLNYFKRKYDVPALSREEYKILYGRK from the coding sequence GTGGACTCTTTAGGTAAGTTCTCGGTTGTGAAGATGGACATTGAAGGCGCTGAGGGAAAGATAATGAAAAACGGGGAGTGGTTAGACCACGTTAAGCAAATAGCTATTGAACTCCACGGTAGGGAGAACATAGAGGCTATACCGCAGTTGTTAAGGAACAAAGGTTTTGTGATCAGATTCATGACTGGGGATGACCTAGTCAAAAACTCGCTCAAGAACTCCTTCCTCCACCCCATCTCGTTTATAAAAGCTGAGGCGAGGACTAAAGTGGTCTTGAACTACTTCAAGAGGAAGTACGACGTGCCGGCTTTGAGTAGGGAGGAGTATAAGATACTTTACGGTAGGAAATGA